A stretch of Prunus dulcis chromosome 6, ALMONDv2, whole genome shotgun sequence DNA encodes these proteins:
- the LOC117631725 gene encoding mannan endo-1,4-beta-mannosidase 6 — protein MDTHKRNLMSQSILMVTIFMIFINHSSSTFHGSSGVEQLETVVEEAEDHLAYPSTSDWIEELNDGMEDDEWQLVQKKGNQFVVNDQPFYVNGFNTYWLMVFAADKSTRGKVTDTFKQASSVGLTVCRTWAFNDGQWRALQKSPSVYDEEVFKGLDFVISEARKYKIRLILSLTNNWDAYGGKSQYVKWGKAAGLNLTSDDDFFSHPTLKSYYKAHVKTVLNRVNTLTNITYKDDPTVFAWELMNEPRCTSDPSGDKLQDWIQEMAVHVKRLDPKHLVEIGLEGFYGPSSPGRVQFNPNTYAQQVGTDFIRNHQVLGVDFASVHIYADSWISKSISDLHLQFTKSWMEAHIEDAEKNLGMPVVFSEFGVSSKDPGYNSSFRDTLLSTVYKTILNSTKKGGSGGGSLLWQLFPEGTDYMDDGYAIILSKSPSTSNIIALHSTRLALFNSRCSWKSHWGCRKKNPLETFPLY, from the exons ATGGATACCCACAAAAGAAACTTGATGTCACAGAGCATTCTTATGGTGAccatttttatgattttcatcaaCCATTCAAGTTCTACTTTCCATGGTTCTAGTGGAGTGGAGCAACTGGAGACCGTGGTGGAGGAAGCCGAAGATCATTTAGCATATCCAAGCACAAGTGATTG GATTGAAGAGTTGAATGATGGCATGGAAGATGATGAGTGGCAATTGGTGCAGAAGAAAGGGAACCAATTTGTAGTGAACGATCAACCTTTCTATGTTAATGGATTCAACACTTACTGGTTGATGGTATTTGCTGCTGATAAATCCACAAGAGGAAAGGTCACTGATACATTCAAACAGGCATCTTCAGTGGGTCTAACTGTTTGTAGGACTTGGGCTTTCAACGACGGCCAGTGGCGAGCTCTTCAGAAATCTCCATCAGTTTATGATGAAGAAGTTTTCAAG ggtttggattttgtgATAAGTGAAGCAAGGAAGTACAAGATCAGGCTCATATTGTCTTTAACCAACAACTGGGATGCATATGGTGGAAAATCACAATATGTCAAATGGGGAAAAGCAGCTGGTCTGAATTTGACTTCAGATGATGACTTCTTCTCTCATCCAACACTCAAAAGCTACTACAAGGCCCATGTTAAG ACGGTTCTCAACAGAGTTAACACACTCACAAACATTACTTACAAGGACGATCCCACAGTTTTTGCTTGGGAACTGATGAACGAGCCTCGATGCACCTCAGATCCTTCGGGTGATAAACTGCAG GATTGGATACAAGAAATGGCTGTTCATGTCAAGAGACTCGATCCAAAGCACTTGGTGGAGATCGGATTGGAAGGATTTTATGGTCCCTCATCACCTGGCAGAGTTCAGTTCAATCCAAACACATATGCTCAACAAGTTGGAACTGATTTCATAAGGAACCACCAGGTTTTGGGTGTTGATTTCGCTTCTGTTCACATCTATGCAGACTCTTG GATTTCAAAATCAATCTCTGATTTGCATCTCCAATTTACCAAGTCATGGATGGAAGCCCACATTGAGGATGCAGAGAAAAATCTTGGGATGCCGGTTGTGTTTTCGGAGTTTGGTGTGTCTTCGAAAGACCCGGGCTACAATTCATCGTTTAGGGACACCCTTCTCAGCACAGTGTACAAGACCATCCTCAACTCTACTAAGAAAGGAGGGAGCGGAGGTGGCAGTCTTTTGTGGCAGCTCTTCCCTGAAGGAACTGACTACATGGATGACGGGTACGCAATCATTCTTTCGAAATCTCCCTCAACATCAAACATCATAGCCCTTCACTCCACAAGACTTGCCCTCTTCAACTCTAGATGTTCTTGGAAAAGCCATTGGGGCTGCAGGAAGAAGAATCCACTAGAGACATTCCCATTATACTAG